The Calditrichota bacterium nucleotide sequence CCCTGTTAGAAGTCCCATTGCCATCGGACTGTACACCACGACGCCCACATTTTTTTCCTGACACAAGGGCAGAAGCTGAACTTCCGTGTGACGAGCCAAAAGATTTAGAATGGGTTGCAGGGATACCACCGGCCCGTAGGATAAATACTCCCGAAGCTGATCCGGATTAAGATTAGACGTGCCGATATAGCGGATTTTCCCTTCCTTGACCAAATCCAGAAGGATACCCATGGTGTCGGCCACCGGCGTTTTGGGATCGGGACGGTGAATCTGGTACAAATCAATCACATCGGTTTGCAGGCGGCGCAGACTGTCCTCCACAGCCTGGCGGATGTAAGCGGGACTCAAATCTGCCCACACGCGGCTGCCGTCCGATGACCAGCGGTTGCCCACTTTGGTGGCCAAAATCACCTCTTTGCGGCGATTTCCCAGGGCCCTTGCCAGCACGTCTTCCGCATGCCCCCTGCCGTAAACATCGGCTGTGTCGAAAAAATTGATCTCCAGGTCCATTGCCCGCCGAATGGCCGCAATGGAATCCTCGTCATTCACGTTGCCCCATCCGCGGGCACCAATTGCCCAGGTTCCAAAGCCAATATCGGATATTTTTAGATCTGATGTTCCCAGTTGACGATAATCCATTTTTTCTCCTCAATTCCAAAATAGTCCACAATTCAATATGGAAGATAAAATTACACAAATGAAAACATAACAGTT carries:
- a CDS encoding aldo/keto reductase, which encodes MDYRQLGTSDLKISDIGFGTWAIGARGWGNVNDEDSIAAIRRAMDLEINFFDTADVYGRGHAEDVLARALGNRRKEVILATKVGNRWSSDGSRVWADLSPAYIRQAVEDSLRRLQTDVIDLYQIHRPDPKTPVADTMGILLDLVKEGKIRYIGTSNLNPDQLREYLSYGPVVSLQPILNLLARHTEVQLLPLCQEKNVGVVVYSPMAMGLLTGKYDRPVQFAPGDFRAANFLFQGKTFERNIAIVNALKVFAEERGFTVAQLAVAWVLAHPAVTSAICGAKRPEQIEETVRAFEWKLSHEELIQIDKIVTQGY